A window of Pusillimonas sp. T7-7 contains these coding sequences:
- a CDS encoding isovaleryl-CoA dehydrogenase — MNLPGLNFNLGSDLDMLRDAVHDFAQAEIAPRAAEIDHSDQFPMDLWRKFGDLGVLGMTADEAYGGTNMGYLAHMIVMEEISRASASVALSYGAHSNLCVNQIHRNGTEAQKQKYLPKLISGEHVGALAMSEPGAGSDVVSMKLRAQKKGDRYVLNGNKMWITNGPDADTLVVYAKTDPEAKQRGITAFIIEKGYKGFSIAQKLDKLGMRGSHTGELVFQDCEVPEENILGELNGGVKVLMSGLDYERAVLAGGPLGIMQGVMDVVVPYIHDRKQFGQSIGEFQLIQGKVADLYTTLQASRAFCYAVGKNLDQLGSGHAREVRKDCAAVILYCAEKATWMAGEGIQILGGNGYINEYPTGRLWRDAKLYEIGAGTSEIRRMLIGRELFNETA, encoded by the coding sequence ATGAATCTTCCCGGCTTGAACTTCAATCTGGGTTCCGACCTGGACATGCTGCGCGACGCAGTCCACGACTTCGCCCAGGCCGAAATCGCGCCGCGCGCGGCTGAAATCGACCATAGCGACCAGTTCCCCATGGATTTATGGCGCAAGTTCGGCGACCTTGGCGTGCTGGGCATGACGGCCGACGAAGCCTACGGCGGCACGAATATGGGTTATCTGGCCCATATGATCGTCATGGAAGAAATCTCGCGCGCCAGCGCATCGGTCGCCCTGTCTTACGGCGCTCACTCCAACCTGTGCGTGAATCAGATCCATCGCAACGGTACCGAAGCGCAAAAGCAGAAATACCTGCCCAAACTCATCAGCGGCGAGCATGTGGGCGCTCTGGCCATGAGCGAGCCTGGCGCCGGTTCGGATGTGGTCAGCATGAAGCTGCGAGCCCAGAAGAAGGGCGACCGCTATGTGCTGAACGGCAACAAAATGTGGATCACCAACGGCCCCGACGCCGATACTCTGGTGGTCTATGCCAAGACCGACCCTGAAGCCAAACAGCGCGGCATCACGGCCTTCATTATTGAAAAGGGTTATAAAGGTTTTTCGATTGCCCAAAAGCTCGACAAACTGGGCATGCGCGGCAGCCACACGGGCGAACTGGTTTTTCAAGATTGCGAAGTACCCGAAGAAAACATCCTGGGCGAACTCAATGGCGGCGTCAAAGTCCTCATGAGCGGGCTGGACTACGAACGTGCCGTGCTGGCCGGCGGGCCGCTGGGCATCATGCAGGGCGTCATGGACGTCGTCGTGCCTTACATTCACGATCGCAAGCAGTTCGGGCAATCCATAGGCGAATTCCAGCTCATACAAGGCAAGGTGGCCGATCTGTACACCACTCTGCAGGCCAGTCGCGCTTTCTGCTATGCCGTGGGCAAGAATCTCGATCAGTTGGGCAGCGGGCATGCGCGAGAAGTACGTAAAGATTGCGCCGCCGTCATCTTGTACTGCGCCGAAAAAGCCACCTGGATGGCAGGCGAGGGCATACAGATACTGGGCGGCAATGGCTACATCAACGAGTACCCCACCGGACGCCTGTGGCGCGATGCCAAACTCTATGAAATCGGGGCCGGCACCAGCGAAATCCGCCGCATGCTGATAGGCCGCGAGCTGTTCAACGAGACGGCCTGA
- a CDS encoding MerR family DNA-binding transcriptional regulator — MTESTWTISELAQEFSITPRTIRFYEDQGIVSPSRDGRNRVYHARDRTRLKLALRGKRLGFQLSEILSLINMYDGPGKSVAQLEHYLAVLDKHRLVLEQQRRDLDETLKAIDKQRKHCEALLAGHPQNQ, encoded by the coding sequence ATGACTGAATCCACCTGGACCATCTCTGAATTGGCACAAGAGTTCTCGATCACTCCGCGCACCATCCGGTTCTACGAGGATCAGGGCATCGTCAGCCCCAGCCGCGACGGCCGCAATCGCGTCTATCATGCCCGTGATCGCACCCGCCTGAAACTGGCCCTGCGCGGCAAGCGCCTGGGCTTTCAACTGTCGGAAATTCTTAGCCTGATCAATATGTATGACGGCCCCGGCAAATCAGTCGCCCAACTGGAGCATTATCTGGCCGTCCTCGACAAGCACAGGCTGGTGCTCGAGCAGCAGCGCCGCGACCTGGATGAAACCCTGAAAGCCATAGACAAGCAGCGCAAGCATTGCGAAGCGTTGCTGGCCGGGCATCCTCAGAACCAATAG